The window TGGGAAGAGCGGTGCTGAGTTGATTGATCTTGGATGCGGATGTAAAGGCGAGCTTGGATTCGCTCACTTGCAATGCGCTGAGGCTTGGTTTAGAGTTAAAGGGAACAGGTAAGTAACTCTGTCTTATCTTATCTGTTTAGTTTTGTAGTAGTTTGCTAGTTGATTCATGTATGAGTTTTGGTTTCTTGAATTTGGGTTGTAGattgtgtgaaatatgtggcGAGGCTGCGATAAATATAAGTGGCACCGGTGACAGCAGTTTTGTGGAGGAGTGGAACGAGAGGCGATGGAGTGATGGGAGCAACAGCAGTGCTTCAGATGGAAGCAGAAGATGTTTGCAGGGGCAGCCACTTTGTAATTTCTTGATGGCTTGTTTAGTTATAGCATTCATTCTCCCTTGGTTTTTTCGAgtaaatttgttttgattttcctGTATATGCAACACTCAGTAGCTTCAATTTGATTCTTGATATTGTTTGTTCAATCAAGAATGATCAGAGATCAGCAATGGCcatatcaattaatcaaaatgtGTTGGGaatagataaaaatggaaGCAATTGAAGAATTCTTGACAAACTAAAGCACCCTTCtacaaattaatgaatatggaaatgaaaaaggggGAAACTTAAGGTAAGTTAAAGCATTAACGGTCATTGAACAACTTAGATTCAAGGAGAGGCGTCGGTCAGCGACTTGCTTAGGAGCTCTACAAGCTCGCTCTTCTTGAGTTTGGAATAGCCCTTGATCCCTTTGGATTTGGCAATTTCTTTTAGCTCGGGAAGTTTCATTTCTGCCAACTTTATGGCTTGATGCTCGCTGTCATCGTCTATTTGTGATGTTTCATTTGTCAGCTCAGTTTCATCCCTTGGAATTGCGATAGTAGGTGACTGAACTTGTTCTCTAGGGCTTGACAGAGAGCGTATTGGAGACCTCCTGGTGAAACTTGATGGCAGCCTTGTTGATATATGTTCTGCAGCTGCAGCTGCAGCACTCTCCTTCTCCTTCAGCGAATCCTTTTGAGTATCGAGAAATTTATCGCCTTTCTTGGCTACAGATTTCCCTGTCATGGAACAAACTCTATTTCAGATCAATCAGGACACTAAAGCAAATGATAGTGAAACTCCACATAACATCACAAATCCAATTATTGGCACAAATCAGATTTCACCTTTTTGTTGTGATCGTTGTGTTCTTGATTGATGAAGAACATCCAGAATTGATTCAGCCGAGGTTGAGGGCGAGGGAGAGAGCCTATCTTCAGCTGGCTTGGGAGTTCTCTTCTTGGGATTTACTGTCTCCCCTTTAGAGATCGAAGATTGTATTCGCTTAAAGAGGGCTAGGATTTCTTCCTTGTTAGGCGGCAGAGATGAAGATTGAGCACCATCATCTGCCCCATCTGTTTTAGGTGTCCTTCCCGAATAAGGgttctttttattttgccTTCCTTTCTTTCCATCATCAGCTCTTACGCTCAATACCAAAGATCGATCAGATATTTCTGCCAAATTGAACAAGCTGCATCAAGAAATGATACCTCAGTTCGGTGTTGGAAACAGATTCACACGAAGTGCTAATGAATTCACAAAAACTgtggagaaaaaaagagataGATGCAAATACATTAAGGGGTCATTTGGTTGTCATGTTTACGTGTGACTAAAGGTCAAATCTAACCTTCTCTTGTTCGGTTGCATTTTTCTCCACAACGTCAACATTACATTgtatctcatgattatccatctcgCTTCCACTCCTATGACTAACTTAAACCTGGATAAACCTCATTTTAGCTTATCCCATGTTGTATCTCATTATTATCTTGTCCAACGAACTGAACGCGAGGTAATATCCTAGCAAATATCATATCTTGCATCGCATGGATAAGgggaaaaattaatttccacATAATGTATGACGTAATGCACCAAATTTCTTGTGATTGATAGCTCTTGAACAGTGTGAAACAGAATTGGCAGAAATGAAGGCTCTGTCGCGAGCAGATTGAGGGTTTCCTCACCaaaaactagtactactaaaattCTTGTTATCCCAATCTCGAATCCAATCATGATTCCAAAGAGCAACATAAGGAAGCATAATTCCACCCATATTAACGATAAAGCTAAAAAAATACCAACTGCAATTTGAAAAGGAACGAATCTACACAGCAGCAAATTGACGTAATCGAAAATTCAGGGAAAAGAAATAATCGAAGAGATGAGGCGAGATTTAATTAGTACCTTTAATTGAGAAGTATGGTTGCCGGAATCCGAGTGGGGCGAATGCAGAGAGAAATGGAAATTGAAGAACGGAGTGCGGATTGAGAAGGCATCCTCCCATATTTTCTGGCGAAGTTTTGCAGTGAGAATAAAATGCAAAGAATCAGCGAAGTCACATACACCTCATCTCGCACAATCCGTACGTGTATATTATCCAATCCAGAAATTAgtgtaattcaattttttatatattgaaattaatatttatttgaaaatttataattttataaagtaatATACAATACTTTTATgcatatcattttattaaattaaaaaataatacagtatATACGTCATCGAGTacgataatttttttattctaagtTTATACTTCAGTTATTATAAAAACGGTAAGCCAAAAAAACATGATCTTTCAGTCTCAAATAGGGAAGTGaaataaatttctaaattgtgtactgataattaaattatatatttccGCAAATGGCACTctttaaagaaaacaatatcCTTATATTGCCAAATCTGGTGTTTGTAGTTTCGCTCCAAAATCaagtcaaaataaaaaatttcttatttgCATGTGATCTTTGTTATTCTACAAGACCACTCCTTTAATATAGCAAGAGCTTAAGAAGATAGATATATAGTTATTCTCTCATAAGAAGCAAAGTTGGTAGCACAATATTGGACGTTAAAGGTTGAAATGTGTTAGGTTTTAGTTATAGTGTAGGTCCTTTCCCTAAATTACGAAGCTCAGTGTATTTATAAAGAGGAAGATTAGGTGGCAAACTCGACTTTCCATGCTATATAATGTTCCACATCCCAAGTAGCAAACGGAGCACATGATTAATGGCCATGATCATGTGTGTGTTATGCTAAAAAGTCACTAATTAGatatatttaatggaaaaatacattcttaggtccttatactttagtcaaaatgttcattagatcattgtacaattttttcattttaataggtccttatacttttcacaatatttttatcaggtcctcgtacatatttttgttttagtaggaccttatacttttatcataactttcattaggtccttgtacaatcttttattttagggactattttacatttatcttagataataatctaaatttaattaaacttaatgaactttttaatattccattatttaacttagcatagtctataaagataatatcatcttgttatccaataatctcaataagttgtagagaataataaaaagattaaccgtgatgattgaagattaaaatcgaaattttttttagaataactatccgaattttcaattaattatttatatttatattgaaagataTGTTTccctgaatatttataatcataagataagttaaataataaaattaaaaggttcattgaatttaattaaatataattattatctaaaataaaagtaaaaaaatatcttaaaataaaaaattgcataaggacctaataaaagttataatcaaAGTTTAAGGAtctactaaaacgaaaaaattgtacgaggatgtAATGAAATTTATCAGAAAGGTATAAGGActtattaaaacgaaaaaattgtaggacttaattaacattttgattaaagtataaggacctaagaatgtgttttgcccatatttaatttgaatttataattgtCATATTAACAAGACctcgaaattaaaaaaataaagaaactaaTATTTGCACCATAATATGGGATGAAGGTTCCCACATCCACATGCATGTCCGAGTGCCCAACCCAAACTATAATACTAACACGTTAGGTTTGgtagataaaattaaatactccctccgtccactcAAGATaaccacattcttgagtggcatgagattttatgaaGTGTTGTTAgattgaataaagtagagaaaaaaaaaagtagttgaatattttaatgaggagagatgagagagtagattatttccaacaatagaaagtggtcatcttgactagaacaaacaaaaaaggaaagatgaCCATGATATGATTCTTTGCAGAGTTAGATAAATGAATTCATGCCCTACCCATTAAACACATGAACCAAGGCAAAAACTCCTCAAAAAGATACATAAACCTTCAATTGCACGCTCCCTTCATTAAAGGAATGCACGTCTTTGCCTCCAAAATTGACACACCCAAAACAAAGAGAAATGAGAACCATATGgcaattttaaatgaaatattatcaaATCCAACTCCtatgcaaataaaatagtactactactatatgtcATCTTATTCGAGTGATTTTCATTGAGATATGGTCAGAGACAACATTTGTTGAAATAAAAAGTCAACAAAATAAACTcaccaaacaaaaaattactactagtattacttCCCAAATCAAAACAAGAACACACTTAATTTACCAAATCAAAGTCACACTTTCTTGCAATTCGCAAGGAAAAAACTATCATTATTCAATGAATCAAATCAACcagtccaaaaaaaatagtacagcTCAAGAAGATGATCAAAAAAACAGATTCTTGCATCTAAACATAAACAAAGTTGAAGAggtatagtactattttaaagTAAAGCCAACAgcattaaaaagtgaaatcaGCCAgttttatattcttatttgtttttacCCTTTTTCATTCTTCTCCACATCACAAGTAGTCAACAGAATTACCTcttcaaacacacacaaaaaaaaaagaataatccTTTCATTTCGATTTTCacccctttctctttctcgAAATTCTTGCACCAAAATAAATCATAGAAACAAACTCAATGAACTCATCTTTTTAATGTCACATCAAATCATAATCCCCTAACCTAATcaaccaagaaaaaaaattcaatctcatTTACAACACTTAGCTAAAAGAACCAAGAAAACAATCAAGAACACAATTGAAGAAATACCAATCGCAAAACCAAGAACAACCTTACTAGGCCCATTGCTACGCTTCTTCTTTTCCCCCACAttctcatcttcatcatcatattCCCATCGCTCGACTCATCCGCCAAACATGAATCCTtctccggcggcggcgacAGCGGCAGCCCCGTGCTTATCACAAGCAGCAATCCCAAGATTCAAATTTTCACCGACTTTAAACACCTCCAATCCTTTTATAAACAtcgaataaaaatataagacaGGATCAGTgcttatgattttattttcccaAATAGTTTCATGGCATATAATTATAAACCAACCATCAAATGGTTGCAACCATGAAAACACATCAAATTTGAAGACAGAAAAATGTGAGAAATGTCAAATGAGATACCTGGTGACGACTAGTCCTTGGTGATAATAGAAGGCACATGGCGGACTTTGTGGAAATCCTGTCCCGATGGTGATACCCTATTTTTCAATTCTGGCATTTCTTTAATTACGAGTATATGAAGGGTGGAAATCGCTCTCAATCCCTCCGGAACCATCTTCAGACAAGAACACTCTCCAATTGTTAATTTAGAGAGAAGGGGCAAGGCTCCTGCCTCTACTCTCAACTCCCTCAACTTTGGTAAACCTCTTAGTGTTAGCCTCTTGAGGCGAAGAAAACTGTTTGCTGGACACCTCATCTTCTCCCCAATAAATGATTCCCAATATAATCGCAATTGTATCAAGCAAGGAAGCTTTCCTAGTATCCCCATTGGATCATCCACAATCTCGGAATCAAACATATCCAAACACCCAAGTTTCGAGCTCAACAGATCACTCCCGCACTCTGCCAGCGCCTTCCCTAACTTCAAGCAGATACTCAAATCATAAAGATTGGGACATGTCAAAGCCTTCTCCAGCATTTGCTCACTTGTTAAGTTGCAACTTCCTTCAATAGAAACAGAACAATCCCGTATCTTGTTCCAGTTCATAATGCCATTCATGATAGCCGACAAGCTTTCATTATCGTGTATTATTGCCATAAAACGTTGGAGATTCTTCATTCTGCCCATACATTTAAGTTCATGGTATCTACTATCAAAGCATACTAGAGTCTCCAACTCATATACTTCCTCATCCAATCTTAGTCGATAATTTctaatgttttcattttcatagATAGGAAGAAGCAAGTGTTTTAATTGCAACATCTCCTTAAAAACATTTGGAACTTCAACATTCGCTGAACCTGTTAAATCAAGGGTATCCATATATACCAAATTCCTCATGGATGACGGTAGCTTAGCAAGTTCACATCGTTCTAGACGCAAACATCTAAGGTGAACAAGTTTAGTGATTCCTCTCGGTAACTTTCCTCCTGCAAATTTGAATCTCATGATAACTAGATCTCtcaacattttaaatttctgaAAATCAACTATACTTTGTGGGGGAAACTCAACAACATTCGATCCTATGAGATTGGATATTCGTAGAGACCTAGTATGTTTGCTACTATCTTTTGGGCAAGTGACTGTACGCTCGTGTTCGACTTCACTTCTGAAATGGATAGCCAAATGTTGTATTTTCATATGTGAGGAAGCTTCCTTTAGTAAGGTACTAAGCTTCCCACCTTGATACTCCATACTCTGCACACCAAAATCCTCCATTTTCCCCAATTTCAAACATAGTTCTCGTACTACGTCATGAAGTTTGCATGCAAAATATTTTCCGTTTCTATTTGTGACATCATAAGCTAACCGAATTTCAACTTGAACGATGGACCTGGAGGCCAACTCATTTAAGTACAGTTCTGCGATGTGCATTAAACTTTCCTTCTTGTCTCCAGTGCTCTCATATGAAATCATGCCTTGTGCTATCCACATCGTATATAGATCCAAAGCAAGTATGGTTTCGTCCTCGTTGAAGATACCCATATAGAGAAAGCAAGGCTTCAAATAATAGGGTAGACTTTCATAGCTTAAGTTTAGCACTCCATCAATCTGCTTTTCATCTCTATACATGACTTCTTTGATATCCTCATTTACTAACTTCCACTCCACCATCaagtttttatttctcaatacCCCGCCAAGTAAAGAAATTGCCAACGGCAAATAACCACATTTTTGCACCATTTCCTTCCCAATTTTCTCAAAGCTTTCTTCCAATGCAAAGTCTGCATATTGAATTACTCATAAATGACGatcaattgaatattgaaattgattaTGCAGGTGTTTGATAAAGTTTACATGTTCTTAAAAACAAGGTAAGAGTTGTTCAAAATAAGCTCCAATAAGCTTTAAGcactttaaaatattttactcaacttaatttatatatccaTATGGAGAATTCACAAAATAGTTCTACTATGCTTTGTTTTCGAATATAGACTTATAAATTCATTTGTctataattttatctctatcCATACTatgattttctctctaatcATAATTTTCTCACTAGcttcactacaaaaaaaaaaaaagaatggcTAAGGACgtattttaatgcaattaaagACACTAATTTGCGTTTGTAAATATACCACTAATGCTACCGACCTGGAATGTTTCCATGCTGAAATGCTTTGTATTTGAGTAGTTCCAATGCAGCATCCATATGCAAAAGACCATGTTTGACTGCCAATCCAATCTCTGCAACCTTTTGTTTCCGTGTTGTCACTAATAGTTTGCTCTGCGAATCGTGGGCTGTGAATGGATGCTTCAACTCATGCCAATGAGAAAGTTCCCAAACATCATCCAAAACTATGAGACATCGCTTTAATCTTTGTATCTCACTTAGTCTCTGAATCAACTCTAAGTTGCTCAGACTCGAAACCTCCCCTGTTATTCGTGGCTCACTGTTCACACTTGaaatattcttcttctttggaTTCTCTAGTTGCCTCAGAACATCCTCCCAAACTGACCGACTCTCGCATTGCTGCGTAATGCAAACCCACGCCAAGCGATCAAAGTCTGTCGTCTCGTTGTAGAGCTTCTTGGCAATTGCGGTCTTGCCTGAGCCTCCCATTCCCCACACTGATATAATCCGATCCTCTGTGTTTATCCCTAGGTGATGAACAAGCTGCTTCAGCTCATCCTCCATGCCTAGGAAGCAATCTCCCATCTCCAAATCGGGGAAAGTCTTCCTTGACATGTTGTTTCTAGCCGAGCTTTGCCCCTCTCCATTTGGATTGATGATTATGCTTCTTCTTATTCCGATTGCTTGCATATCGTTGCGTATCCTCTCCAGATTTAATGTAATTTGTGAAATCTCGGAGCCTAATTGGTAGAGTTTGTTGCAATCTGTCAAAATACAGGAATATTTGCAGACGAACTGTGTGAGGCCTCTTCTCCTTGAAGAAACATGATAAGCTGCATGTCTTTCAATGGCGGATTCGGATCTGTAGACGAGATCTCTAATCTCCGAGATCCAATTGAAGAGGTTCTGCTTTCATGTCGTCGTTTGTCAGCGTCTTGGAGGAAACACTTCATCTCTTTGAGCTGCCTCTCAAGATCCTTCACTTGGTCGCCCACACCAGCTAAAAACCTTCCCTCTTCCAATAGCAAATCACGAATGGTCTGTAGAGCAATCGACACCACTGCCTCTGCCATTGCAACAATTCCGAGCTTTGATTGTTAATTTGGTCAACACTTTGATGTGAAGAAAGAATGAGCGAAAGAAACAAGAGAGGAAGTataaacataacaacattaatTAGCATGTGATTAGCAGATTAGTGGCTTAATTGTCAACTATGTAGGCAGTTTTTAATTACAAGGTTCTCCAATTAACGTGCGATGAAGAACAAAGTAGACGTGTTATTCTTTTATACTCTTGTTAGCAGGTCATTAGTGGTATAAATGTCAACTAGTAGACATGTTCTTCTTTTCCATTTGTCTTCAAACAAATGAGTGAAACCTTAGAGATGATATTCTCCAATTAGAAATGAAAACCAAATCtggaataatatttttccGCAATAAAgtcattaaaatttcatttaaaaaaatattatgttagTCGGAATAATATTCTTttcaatgaatgaaaaatagtcACAGCCGGAAGCTGTGAAGATAATCGACAGTGATATAATAGCAAAACCAATACACCATCAActatactaaaataaaaatacagaAGGCAATAAAAGACGAAAAATCAAGTAACAATCACCAAACATAAGCCTCACAAAGCAATTTCAAATCCGTAGATGTATCAATCTTCCCCGCACACAACAAGTCCAAAGACCCACATAGCAAACAATATAAAATCCTCAAACAAATAATGAAGATCACAAATACCAAACAATACAAAATACTCGaatcaatatttgaagatCACAAGTAGCCAAAAAAAAGAGAGCTCATTAAGCAAAACAAATCCTAAACCGAAGTCCTAAAATGAGCATCGGCTACCCAAACAAAATATGACGGACTGTAAAAATTGGGTGTTGCCTACCGTAAATCGGATGTCTCTATCAACTAGGTAATTTGAAAGCAAAGATGAGTCAACCAATTTACCCGAGTGATGCCTAAGACCGAGGCATTGTCATACTTGATGGCTGATGCAAGCTGATATAAGGCGACAGGAGAGCACATCAATATCTTGCTGCAAAATCTCTCTTCTTGACAAATCCTTCTCTGATGCAATACTCTCTAGTCATAGGCAACACAAGCGAATCCACTGAGCAAGAATTCGACTACTCCACATGCTCCAAGTGGCTCTGTGCTGCAGTGCTGGGCACCAATGCCGGTCTTGCCTCAACCGCATCGCCCATGATGAGCAATGAGAAGAAAGGGGGTTTGCAGAATACGATTCAGGTGACGGCTCTTGCGTTTTCAGTTGGTGCGATGGTGCCATTACTGGAGGCCTAGTTTAGCAAGGAGTATGAGGTGAGGATGGGGGCGGCACTAAGGTTTTACTGAGAAGTGCTGATTATGGTTTGACTGATGTTTAGTCACTAAATAACCTTAGCTTGAAGCAACGAGAGATGTTGAATGCAATTTGCAGCAGTTGGTATATCATATTTGAATGTAATTTGAAGATTGAGTACCATCATCCGCCCCCTCTGTTTTAGGTGCCCTTCCCGAATAAGGGTTCTTTTTATTATGCATTCCTTTCATTCCATCATCAGCTCTTATGCTCAATACCAAAGATCGATCAGATATTTCTGCCAAATTGAACAAGCTGCATCAAGAAATCATACCTCAGTTTGGTGTTGGAAACAGATTTACATGACGTGCTAACGAATTCACATTAGTAAAACCTACAGGGAATGATCCACATTAATTAGTAAATCACCCAATGTATACCAAATTTGCAGAAATGAAGGCGGAGCTGATCGAGGGTTACATCACAAAAACACTAGTactaaaaattttgttatCCCAAGCTCGAATTCAATCATGATTCCAAAGAAAACCTAAAGAAGCATAATACCGCCAAATAAATTAGCAGTACAGCAAATATACCTGCTATTTGCAAAAGCGTATCTACACAGCAGCGAATTGACGTAATCGAAGAGATGAGGCGAGATTATATTACTACCTTTAATTGAGAAGTATGATTGCCGGAATCTGAGTGGGCTGAATGCAGAGAACCATGGAAATTGAAGAACGGTATGCGGATTTAAAGGCATCCTCCCATATTTTCTGGTGAAGTTTTGCagtaaaaatactactaaaatgCAAAGAATTGTGTATATCCACtgaaaactactccctccgtccctcataATGTCCCccataattttacacacttcacttttaccatttttggtactcatattccactaactcatttctactcacattttattataaaactaacattttaaaagtaggacccacatcccactaactttttcaagtcactttccattagatttcttaaaacccgtatcgggtcaaagtgggtaaaattatgggggacggagtgagtactttaattattgttctCTTCCATTCTTTTACTTAAATTGTTCGTTAATTCTATGTCATTTTAAATGCACATATTATTATGGGATGgagataatattaaataaaataaaatacttactactcctatattagaattaatagttatttgaaatagaaatttatagaataactactgcaattttattaaattattatagtagtaaaaaataataatatagctCATCAAGTATGATCAATGTTTGGTaagtaaaaattcaaataatatatactactaaatCTTGTATGATCAATGTTTGGTaagtaaaaattcaaataatatataatatatactactaaaaagttattataaaaatggtAAGACAAAAAAACTTGACCACTAAATCTTAAGTCCCAAACAGGGAAGTGAAATTGTAGATTACTAAAGGAAACAATATCCTACTAATGTATTGCCAAATCTAGTGCTTTTAGTTTCGTTTCTGAATTAAGTcgaataatgaaataatagtaTAGTTATGTTTGCATGTTAGCTTCGTTATTCGTCAGACCTCTACTTTCCTTTTCCCTACTATCTAATTATCTTTTCCATGGTTTTAACACTATTCAATTAATCATGAAATAATCCCTTTGATGTACCAAGATCCTAAAGCAAAGTTAAAATTAGTTATGTTTTGGTTTGCACATGGTCGATGCCTAAATTACGATTTACgaaccttttttttatagtacttcctccgtcccatagtagatgtcacacttgtgagATGACACAAGAtattaggagatgttattttgtgtcttaagtggtgagagaaaatataattttgtaattgatgtgagagggaactttttctaaaggaagaaatgtgacatcttttatgagacaaaccaaaaaggaaagtgtgacaattaCTACGAGACGGATGACGTGTAAAATTTTGCATgtttaagatttaattatgacctccccaaaataaaagaaaaaaaaattggatttggAAGTGAAATTAGATTGCAAACTTGATTTTCCAGGGAAGATACAATGATGTTGATCCCAACCCAAGTAGCAAACGGAGCACATGACTAATGGCCCATAATCATGTGTTTATACGTATGATATCATCCACttaattatactagtactaaagtTAGATATAGTTAATTTGGATTCATAATTgtcatagtattaaattaaaatacaagaaCTAATATTTGTACACAAGTGTAGAACACCATAAAATGGGATGAAGGTTCCCACATCCACATGCATGTCCAAGTGCCCAACCCAAACAATAACACTACCACGTTAGGTTTGgtagataaaaattaaataggaagCAAGATAGATATGATTCTTTGCAAAGTTATTCGAGTGAACTTAGATAATTCAATTCATGTCCTACCCATTAAAGACATGAACCAAAGTCTTGAAGGAAAAAACTCCTCAAAAAGCCACATAAACCTACAACTGCACGCATCCTTCATTAAAGGTATGCAACTCTTTGCCTCCAAAATtgatataccaaaaaaaaagagagaaatgacAACCATATGACAActttaaatgaaatagtagTAGCACTAGTATGTCAACTTATTTGAGTGACTTTCAATAACATACTTGTGTTGAAATAAAAAGTCCAACAAAATAACAAGTCATCAAACAAAAAACTACTATTGCCCAAATCAAACACCTAACTTACCAAATCAAAGACTTGATTTACCAAATCAAAGTGGCAACACTCTTTCTTGCAACTCGCAAGGaaaaaactagtactactactactactactacaacctttcataattcaattaatcaaatcaaCCAGTccaaaaaaagatgaaaagacCCGGATCAAGAAAATGATCCAAAAACAGAATTCTTGCATCTAAACATAGTAAAAGTGTAAGAAAACATCCTTTCATTTCCACTTTCATTCTTCACCACATCACAAGACTACGAAAAAAGTAGTCAAAAGAATCACTACTCctcacaaacacacacacacatacaaaaaaaaaaagaatcatCCTTTCATTTCacccctttctctttctcgAAATTCTTGCTccaaaataaatcatacaGAAACAAACTCAATGAACTCATCTTTTTAATGTCACAATAAATCATAATCCCCTAACCTAATcaaccaagaaaaaaaaataaaattcaatctcATTTACAACACTTAGCTAAAAGAACCAAGAAAACAATCAAGAACACAATCGAAGAAATCCCAATTGCAAAACCAAGAACAACCTTACTCGGCCCACCGCTATGCTTCTTATTCTCCCCCGAAttctcatcttcatcatcgTTATAATCCCCATCGCTCGAGTCATCCGCCGACGAATCCTTCGCCGGCGGCGGCGACAGCGGCAGCCCGTGCTTATCACAGGCGGCAATCCCCAGCTTCAATTTCGACCCCAAAACCGTGTGGTTGTAGCAAAGATTCGAATTTTCACCGACCTTGA is drawn from Salvia hispanica cultivar TCC Black 2014 chromosome 6, UniMelb_Shisp_WGS_1.0, whole genome shotgun sequence and contains these coding sequences:
- the LOC125193945 gene encoding uncharacterized protein LOC125193945: MDQELRDKSENCDSLRHLETVIAMGGRDLEEGGNKTLVVDVERGEACSSGSMMEAVVGNERVCRVCHLSAKEIGKSGAELIDLGCGCKGELGFAHLQCAEAWFRVKGNRLCEICGEAAINISGTGDSSFVEEWNERRWSDGSNSSASDGSRRCLQGQPLCNFLMACLVIAFILPWFFRVNLF
- the LOC125193941 gene encoding SAP-like protein BP-73 isoform X1, with product MGGCLLNPHSVLQFPFLSAFAPLGFRQPYFSIKEISDRSLVLSVRADDGKKGRQNKKNPYSGRTPKTDGADDGAQSSSLPPNKEEILALFKRIQSSISKGETVNPKKRTPKPAEDRLSPSPSTSAESILDVLHQSRTQRSQQKGKSVAKKGDKFLDTQKDSLKEKESAAAAAAEHISTRLPSSFTRRSPIRSLSSPREQVQSPTIAIPRDETELTNETSQIDDDSEHQAIKLAEMKLPELKEIAKSKGIKGYSKLKKSELVELLSKSLTDASP
- the LOC125193941 gene encoding SAP-like protein BP-73 isoform X2, with protein sequence MRYNVMLTLWRKMQPNKRSLFNLAEISDRSLVLSVRADDGKKGRQNKKNPYSGRTPKTDGADDGAQSSSLPPNKEEILALFKRIQSSISKGETVNPKKRTPKPAEDRLSPSPSTSAESILDVLHQSRTQRSQQKGKSVAKKGDKFLDTQKDSLKEKESAAAAAAEHISTRLPSSFTRRSPIRSLSSPREQVQSPTIAIPRDETELTNETSQIDDDSEHQAIKLAEMKLPELKEIAKSKGIKGYSKLKKSELVELLSKSLTDASP
- the LOC125193931 gene encoding probable disease resistance protein At1g58602, with amino-acid sequence MQAIGIRRSIIINPNGEGQSSARNNMSRKTFPDLEMGDCFLGMEDELKQLVHHLGINTEDRIISVWGMGGSGKTAIAKKLYNETTDFDRLAWVCITQQCESRSVWEDVLRQLENPKKKNISSVNSEPRITGEVSSLSNLELIQRLSEIQRLKRCLIVLDDVWELSHWHELKHPFTAHDSQSKLLVTTRKQKVAEIGLAVKHGLLHMDAALELLKYKAFQHGNIPDFALEESFEKIGKEMVQKCGYLPLAISLLGGVLRNKNLMVEWKLVNEDIKEVMYRDEKQIDGVLNLSYESLPYYLKPCFLYMGIFNEDETILALDLYTMWIAQGMISYESTGDKKESLMHIAELYLNELASRSIVQVEIRLAYDVTNRNGKYFACKLHDVVRELCLKLGKMEDFGVQSMEYQGGKLSTLLKEASSHMKIQHLAIHFRSEVEHERTVTCPKDSSKHTRSLRISNLIGSNVVEFPPQSIVDFQKFKMLRDLVIMRFKFAGGKLPRGITKLVHLRCLRLERCELAKLPSSMRNLVYMDTLDLTGSANVEVPNVFKEMLQLKHLLLPIYENENIRNYRLRLDEEVYELETLVCFDSRYHELKCMGRMKNLQRFMAIIHDNESLSAIMNGIMNWNKIRDCSVSIEGSCNLTSEQMLEKALTCPNLYDLSICLKLGKALAECGSDLLSSKLGCLDMFDSEIVDDPMGILGKLPCLIQLRLYWESFIGEKMRCPANSFLRLKRLTLRGLPKLRELRVEAGALPLLSKLTIGECSCLKMVPEGLRAISTLHILVIKEMPELKNRVSPSGQDFHKVRHVPSIITKD